A genomic region of Janthinobacterium lividum contains the following coding sequences:
- a CDS encoding DUF3619 family protein, which produces MNTDDLNFAYKVRHALNEKLDDLPASATDRLAAARKLALSRKKADAPAAVTVRQNVFAGAASSLFVEPLSWLGRMSVIIPLLLLVGGLVGIYQFEQEQHIAELAEIDAAVLSDELPLSAYMDHGFNAYLTKREQ; this is translated from the coding sequence ATGAACACCGACGATCTCAATTTCGCTTACAAAGTGCGCCATGCACTGAACGAAAAACTCGACGACCTGCCCGCATCGGCCACCGATCGCCTGGCAGCGGCACGCAAACTGGCCCTGTCGCGCAAGAAGGCGGACGCGCCCGCCGCCGTCACCGTGCGTCAGAACGTGTTCGCCGGCGCGGCCAGCAGCCTGTTTGTCGAACCGCTGTCGTGGCTGGGCCGCATGAGCGTCATCATCCCCCTGCTGCTGCTGGTCGGCGGCTTGGTGGGCATCTATCAGTTTGAACAGGAACAACATATTGCCGAACTGGCAGAAATCGACGCCGCCGTGCTGTCGGACGAACTGCCGCTCTCCGCCTACATGGACCATGGCTTCAACGCCTACCTGACGAAACGCGAGCAATAA
- a CDS encoding acetolactate synthase 3 catalytic subunit — protein MNTEAAAGPITGAEIVVRCLAEEGVEHVFGYPGGAVLYIYDAIFQQNKFQHILVRHEQAAIHAADAYSRSSNKVGVAIVTSGPGVTNAVTGLSTAYMDSIPMVVISGQVPSHAIGQDAFQECDTVGITRPVVKHNFLVKDVKDLAATIKKAFFIARTGRPGPVLVDIPKDISMHKCHFDYPKEVEMRSYRPVDKGHSGQIRKAVQLLLQAERPMIYTGGGVILANASAELNKLVDRLGFPCTNTLMGLGGYRASSEQYVGMPGMHGTYEANMAMQNCDVLIAIGARFDDRVIGNPKHFASHPRKIIHVDIDPSSISKRVKVDIPIVGNVKDVLIEFLAQLDAAEAKPNVNALSNWWKQIAEWRGRECLKYPTSDLVIKPQAVVEKVFQITKGDAFITSDVGQHQMWAAQYYGFDKPRRWINSGGLGTMGVGLPYAMGVQMANPDATVACITGEGSIQMCIQELATCKQYHLTPKIIMLNNRFLGMVRQWQEIDYGSRYSESYMDSLPDFEKLAEAYGHVGMRIEKPGDVDGALKEAFGMKDRLVFMNFITDQSENVWPMVKAGKGLSEMMLGSEDL, from the coding sequence ATGAATACCGAAGCAGCAGCAGGACCAATTACCGGCGCAGAAATTGTCGTGCGCTGTCTGGCTGAAGAGGGCGTCGAGCACGTCTTTGGATACCCGGGCGGAGCCGTACTCTACATCTACGACGCCATCTTCCAGCAAAACAAATTCCAGCATATCCTGGTACGCCACGAGCAGGCCGCGATCCACGCCGCCGATGCCTATTCGCGCAGCTCGAACAAGGTCGGTGTCGCCATCGTCACGTCCGGTCCGGGCGTCACGAATGCCGTCACGGGCTTGTCCACCGCGTACATGGACTCGATTCCCATGGTCGTGATCTCCGGCCAGGTGCCGAGCCACGCCATCGGGCAGGATGCGTTCCAGGAATGCGACACGGTCGGCATCACCCGCCCCGTGGTCAAGCACAACTTCCTCGTCAAGGACGTCAAGGACCTGGCAGCGACGATCAAGAAGGCTTTCTTCATCGCCCGTACCGGCCGTCCGGGACCCGTGCTGGTCGATATCCCGAAGGATATCAGCATGCACAAATGCCATTTCGACTATCCGAAGGAAGTCGAGATGCGTTCCTACCGTCCCGTCGACAAGGGCCATTCCGGCCAGATCCGCAAGGCCGTGCAATTGCTGCTGCAAGCGGAACGTCCGATGATCTACACGGGCGGCGGCGTGATCCTGGCAAATGCCTCGGCCGAGCTGAACAAGCTGGTCGACCGCCTGGGTTTCCCGTGCACCAACACCTTGATGGGCCTGGGCGGCTACCGCGCCTCGAGCGAGCAGTATGTCGGCATGCCTGGCATGCACGGCACCTATGAAGCGAACATGGCGATGCAGAACTGCGACGTCCTGATCGCCATCGGCGCCCGTTTCGATGACCGCGTGATCGGCAACCCGAAACATTTCGCTTCGCATCCGCGCAAGATCATCCACGTGGACATCGATCCATCGTCGATTTCCAAGCGCGTCAAGGTCGATATTCCCATCGTCGGCAACGTCAAGGATGTGCTGATCGAATTCCTGGCGCAACTGGACGCGGCCGAAGCCAAACCGAACGTCAATGCATTGAGCAACTGGTGGAAGCAGATCGCCGAATGGCGTGGCCGCGAATGCCTGAAATACCCGACCTCCGACCTGGTCATCAAGCCGCAAGCGGTGGTGGAAAAGGTATTCCAGATCACCAAGGGCGACGCCTTCATCACGTCCGACGTGGGCCAGCACCAGATGTGGGCTGCGCAATATTATGGCTTCGACAAGCCGCGCCGCTGGATCAATTCCGGCGGCCTGGGCACCATGGGCGTCGGCTTGCCGTATGCCATGGGCGTGCAGATGGCCAATCCGGATGCCACCGTTGCCTGTATTACCGGCGAAGGTTCGATCCAGATGTGCATCCAGGAATTGGCGACGTGCAAGCAGTATCACTTGACGCCGAAGATCATCATGCTCAACAACCGTTTCCTCGGCATGGTGCGCCAGTGGCAGGAAATCGATTACGGTTCGCGCTATTCCGAGTCGTACATGGATTCGCTGCCCGACTTCGAGAAGCTGGCTGAAGCCTACGGACACGTGGGCATGAGAATTGAAAAACCGGGCGACGTCGACGGCGCCCTGAAAGAGGCGTTTGGCATGAAAGACAGGCTGGTATTCATGAACTTCATTACTGACCAGTCCGAAAACGTGTGGCCCATGGTGAAAGCCGGCAAAGGCCTGTCCGAAATGATGCTCGGCTCGGAGGACCTCTAA
- a CDS encoding DUF3106 domain-containing protein, which yields MARSSVRKGWLAGGIGLGACALAGAAWVGAQQHAAPVAPPVAAAPVVVAPPAPAVKPGSPRTAGKGGTPKAGDNPSWSKLSRAQQEALQPLAGEWNKLEALRKQKWLDIASRFASMTPDEQTRVHERMREWIKLTPEQRRLVRENYTRTKKIDPGQKTAQWEQYQQLPEDQKKKLATELVPKKPLGKVPAINSNTSKPPVLMAPATPAAPAAAVPVLPPAPAAPAVPASDPAAVPVTPPTTPAPLPTNVK from the coding sequence ATGGCACGCTCGAGCGTACGCAAAGGCTGGCTGGCTGGCGGCATCGGCCTGGGTGCCTGCGCCCTCGCTGGCGCCGCCTGGGTAGGCGCGCAGCAACATGCCGCTCCCGTCGCCCCTCCCGTGGCGGCCGCGCCCGTGGTGGTGGCGCCCCCAGCCCCGGCCGTCAAGCCCGGCTCCCCCCGCACGGCAGGCAAAGGCGGCACGCCGAAGGCCGGCGATAACCCGTCCTGGAGCAAGCTGTCACGCGCGCAGCAGGAAGCCCTGCAGCCGCTGGCGGGCGAATGGAACAAGCTGGAAGCCTTGCGCAAGCAGAAATGGCTCGATATCGCCAGCCGTTTTGCTTCCATGACGCCGGACGAGCAAACCCGCGTGCATGAGCGCATGCGCGAATGGATCAAGCTGACGCCGGAACAGCGCCGCCTCGTGCGCGAAAACTATACGCGCACGAAGAAGATTGATCCGGGTCAAAAAACCGCGCAATGGGAGCAGTACCAGCAATTGCCGGAAGATCAAAAGAAAAAGCTGGCGACGGAACTCGTGCCGAAGAAACCGCTGGGCAAAGTGCCCGCGATCAATTCCAACACGAGCAAGCCGCCCGTGCTCATGGCGCCCGCCACGCCGGCAGCGCCTGCCGCCGCCGTGCCCGTCCTGCCGCCCGCTCCCGCAGCGCCGGCAGTGCCGGCAAGCGATCCTGCCGCCGTGCCAGTCACGCCACCTACCACGCCTGCCCCACTGCCAACCAATGTCAAATAG
- the ilvC gene encoding ketol-acid reductoisomerase, which produces MKVFYDKDADLSLIKGKNVAIIGYGSQGHAHAQNLNDSGVNVTVGLRKGGASWTKVEQAGLKVAEVNDAVKAADVIMILLPDENIAQVYNENIAPFAKQGAVLAFAHGFNVHYGQVVPRADLDVIMVAPKAPGHTVRATYTQGGGVPHLIAVYQDKSGIARDIALSYASANGGGRAGIIETNFREETETDLFGEQAVLCGGAVELIKAGFETLTEAGYAPEMAYFECLHELKLIVDLIYEGGIANMNYSISNNAEYGEYVTGPKVVTSATKDAMRQCLKDIQTGEYAKSFILENKAGAPTLISRRRLTSEHQIEEVGAKLRAMMPWIAKNKMVDQSKN; this is translated from the coding sequence ATGAAAGTTTTTTACGACAAAGACGCTGACCTCTCCTTGATCAAAGGCAAAAACGTTGCCATTATCGGCTACGGTTCGCAAGGCCATGCACACGCACAAAACCTGAACGATTCGGGCGTCAACGTCACCGTCGGCCTGCGCAAGGGCGGCGCTTCGTGGACCAAGGTCGAGCAAGCGGGCCTGAAAGTAGCGGAAGTCAACGACGCCGTGAAAGCAGCCGACGTCATCATGATCCTGTTGCCGGATGAAAACATCGCCCAGGTCTACAACGAAAACATCGCCCCGTTCGCCAAGCAAGGCGCCGTCCTGGCTTTCGCCCACGGCTTCAACGTGCATTACGGTCAAGTCGTGCCACGCGCCGACCTGGACGTGATCATGGTCGCGCCGAAAGCCCCGGGCCACACCGTGCGCGCCACCTACACCCAGGGCGGCGGCGTGCCCCACCTGATCGCCGTGTACCAGGACAAATCGGGCATCGCCCGCGATATCGCCCTGTCGTACGCCTCGGCCAACGGCGGCGGCCGTGCCGGCATCATCGAAACGAACTTCCGCGAAGAAACTGAAACGGACTTGTTCGGCGAACAAGCCGTGCTGTGCGGCGGCGCCGTGGAACTGATCAAGGCCGGCTTCGAGACCCTGACGGAAGCTGGTTACGCGCCTGAAATGGCCTACTTCGAGTGCTTGCACGAACTGAAGCTGATCGTCGACCTGATCTATGAAGGCGGCATCGCCAACATGAATTACTCGATCTCGAACAACGCCGAATACGGCGAATACGTGACGGGTCCTAAGGTCGTGACCTCGGCCACCAAAGATGCGATGCGTCAATGCCTGAAAGACATTCAAACGGGCGAATACGCGAAGAGCTTCATCCTGGAAAACAAGGCAGGCGCACCGACCCTGATCTCGCGCCGCCGCCTGACGTCCGAGCACCAGATCGAAGAAGTGGGCGCGAAACTGCGCGCCATGATGCCTTGGATCGCCAAGAACAAGATGGTTGACCAGTCGAAGAACTAA
- a CDS encoding RDD family protein, protein MSNSTPAASITSHPTIKRRLISMVYESLLALAVLFLPFLLFELAVQGAHTPLTEHMRQCLAFLVMGAYFIHQWSREGQTLAMKTWRLQLVLPGHAHVPLRVAAYRYVLSWMWLLPALVAAYAFDLQHWTALGAIGIGILAWSSTALFTGNGQFLHDKLVGTQIVQLPPPAKKSKKVAA, encoded by the coding sequence ATGTCAAATAGCACGCCTGCCGCCAGCATCACTTCCCATCCCACGATCAAGCGTCGCCTGATTTCCATGGTGTACGAGTCGCTGCTGGCCCTGGCCGTGCTGTTCCTGCCCTTCCTGCTGTTTGAACTGGCCGTGCAAGGCGCGCATACGCCGTTGACGGAACACATGCGCCAATGCCTGGCCTTCCTCGTCATGGGCGCGTATTTCATCCATCAATGGAGCCGCGAAGGGCAAACCCTGGCCATGAAGACGTGGCGTTTGCAACTGGTACTACCGGGCCATGCCCACGTGCCACTGCGCGTGGCCGCGTACCGTTACGTCCTGTCATGGATGTGGCTGCTGCCAGCGCTCGTGGCGGCGTATGCCTTCGACCTGCAGCACTGGACTGCCCTGGGTGCCATCGGCATCGGCATCCTGGCCTGGTCAAGCACGGCCCTGTTCACGGGCAATGGGCAATTCCTGCACGACAAGCTGGTCGGCACGCAGATCGTCCAATTGCCGCCCCCCGCAAAGAAGTCGAAGAAAGTCGCCGCCTGA
- the ilvN gene encoding acetolactate synthase small subunit — protein sequence MRHIISVLLENEAGALSRVVGLFSARGYNIETLTVAPTEDSTLSRMTIVTSGSDDIIEQITKHLNRLIEVVKVVDLTEGQHIERELMLIKVRAVGKEREEMKRTADIFRGRIIDVTEKTYTIELTGNKVKLDAFIDSIDRAAILETVRTGGSGIGRGERILKV from the coding sequence ATGCGCCATATTATTTCTGTCTTGCTGGAAAACGAAGCGGGCGCCCTGTCGCGCGTGGTGGGCCTGTTCTCGGCACGCGGCTATAACATCGAAACATTGACGGTGGCGCCGACGGAAGACTCGACCCTGTCGCGCATGACCATCGTCACCAGCGGCTCGGACGACATCATCGAGCAGATCACCAAGCACCTGAACCGCCTGATCGAAGTGGTGAAGGTGGTGGACCTGACCGAAGGCCAGCATATCGAACGCGAGTTGATGCTGATCAAGGTTCGTGCCGTGGGCAAGGAGCGCGAGGAAATGAAGCGCACCGCCGATATCTTCCGTGGCCGCATCATCGATGTCACCGAAAAGACGTACACGATCGAACTGACCGGCAACAAGGTCAAGCTCGACGCGTTCATCGATTCGATCGACCGCGCCGCCATCCTGGAAACCGTCCGTACGGGTGGTTCCGGTATCGGCCGCGGCGAACGCATCCTCAAAGTATAA
- a CDS encoding RNA polymerase sigma factor, whose amino-acid sequence MATDKELSDFLENVERRAFKQAAYAVRKEESALDIVQDAMIKLAEKYGDKPAAELPMLFQRILQNTILDYFRREKVRNTWVSLFSGMKPSGDEHEDFDILDTYESEQGSSAAESSADQVERAQILDLIDAEVQKLPSRQREAFLMRYWQDMDVAETAEAMGCSEGSVKTHCSRATHTLAESLKAKGIKL is encoded by the coding sequence ATGGCAACAGACAAAGAATTATCCGACTTTCTAGAAAATGTCGAGCGGCGCGCTTTCAAGCAGGCCGCCTACGCGGTCCGCAAGGAAGAATCGGCACTCGACATCGTGCAGGACGCCATGATCAAGCTGGCCGAAAAGTACGGCGACAAGCCGGCCGCCGAGCTGCCGATGTTGTTCCAACGCATCTTGCAAAACACCATACTCGACTATTTCCGCCGCGAAAAAGTGCGCAACACCTGGGTCAGCCTCTTCTCCGGCATGAAGCCCTCGGGCGACGAGCATGAGGATTTTGATATACTTGATACTTATGAATCGGAACAGGGCTCCAGCGCCGCCGAATCCTCGGCCGACCAGGTCGAACGCGCGCAAATCCTTGATTTGATTGATGCAGAGGTACAAAAACTGCCCTCACGTCAACGCGAAGCCTTCCTCATGCGTTATTGGCAGGACATGGATGTGGCTGAAACAGCGGAAGCGATGGGTTGCTCCGAAGGTAGCGTGAAAACACATTGCTCTAGAGCTACCCACACGCTCGCCGAATCGCTGAAAGCCAAGGGAATTAAATTATGA